The Brachyspira hyodysenteriae ATCC 27164 genome includes a window with the following:
- the rpsU gene encoding 30S ribosomal protein S21 gives MSELVRVFANEGEPVESVIKRFRRACENEGILQDLKEKQFYKKPSLEKKLQREKALKRMKRKIKKERRLGLL, from the coding sequence GTGAGTGAATTGGTAAGAGTATTCGCTAATGAAGGCGAACCAGTAGAAAGCGTTATTAAAAGATTCCGCAGAGCTTGTGAAAATGAAGGCATCTTACAGGATCTTAAAGAAAAACAATTCTATAAAAAACCTTCTCTTGAGAAAAAACTTCAAAGAGAAAAAGCTCTTAAGAGAATGAAGAGAAAAATCAAAAAAGAACGCAGACTTGGTTTGTTATGA